The stretch of DNA AGCTGCAAGTGCGCACGTCGATCTACGACGAGTTGCCCCCCAAGGGCGCCGGCATTCGCTTGGCGATCTATCAGGCACAGGGCGCATGCGGCGATGGCGCGACCGAGCAAAACCTCGCGCGCCTCGAAATGGCTGTCGAGAAGGCCAAGCATTATCACGCGCAGGTGATCTCCTTTCCCGAGCTTTATTTGCAGGGCTACACGCACAACCCAGAGACCGCGCACGCCACCGCCGAGACCTGTGACGGCCCGAGCATTACGCGCATTCGGGAGATCGCCAAGCAGCACAAGATGGGCGTGATCGTCAGCTACGGCGAACGCGTCGACCGCGAAGACCGCGCGTATTATTACGACAGCATCGCCGTGATCGACGAGCATGGCGCGCTGCTCGACAGTTATAAGAAGTGCCATCTTTACGGCCAGCAGGAGCGCGACAATTGGGACATCGGCGACAGCGATTATCCCGTCCACAAGATCGCGGGCTTTCCCGTGGGCGTGGTCAATTGCTACGAGTGCGAGTTCCCCGAGCTGATGCGCATTCTGGCGCTCAAGGGCGCGAAGTTAATCGTCGGCCCGACGGCGGCGGACACCTATTACCGCCTGCCCGACGGCCGCATGAGCAGCGTCCCCTACCCCGATGTGGCCAAGGTGCAATTCCCCGCCCATGCGTATTCCAACAACCTGTTTTTCGCCTACGTCAACCGCTGCGGCTACGAAACGCGCGACGGCGACAGCTGGCACTACCGCGGCAATTCCATGGTCTGCTCGCCGCATGGGGAGATCCTCGTGGCCGCACACAACGAGCAGGACACGCTCCTCGTCTGCGACTGCGTGCCCGCCTACTACGGCCGCACTCACCCCGCCCCGGCCTATCATTATTTGAAAGACCGCCGCCCCGAGCTCTACGGGCAGCTTCTGAGTAAAGAAGCGAAGTTCATCGACACTTCGACAGGGCCGATAACGGAGGACATGGATTTGTTTGGTGGCGAGTTTCGCTACGAGTAAGGCTTACTCACGCATCGCTTTCACCGCTTTGACCGATAAGTGATTGAGGCGGATTTTACCCGGGAGGCAGAGTCCATTGGGGCCTTTTTTACATTGGCCGAGGCACTTACAAGGGCGCACGCGAAACGGCAAATCCTCGCGTGCGGCGAGCTTCTGATACAGCTTCTTGCCGCTGCGGGCCTTGCCCAAGACCGTGTCCGCCTTGGGCTTCGAGCATTTTCGGCAAATGAAAAGCGTTTCCAAGCGGCGAACTTAATGCATTCGGCCGCTGCGTCCAGTGACGGCGGCAATTATTTCAGCCCGAAAAACGCCTCGGTATTGGCCGTTGCCCGGGTGGCGAAATCTTCCAACGAAAGCCCCAACAGCTCCGCACATTTCTCGGCGGTGTAACGCGTGTAGCCGGGCTCGCATTCCTTACCGCGGTGGGGAACCGGCGCGAGGTAAGGCGCGTCGGTCTCGACCATGATGCGCTCAATGCCTTGCTCGATCACGGCCTGGCGAACGTTTTCCGCGCTCTTGTAGGTCACAATGCCCGTGAAGGACGCGCGGCCACCGTAGGCATACAGGCGCTTCATTTCCTCGGGCCCCTCGGCGAAGCAGTGGAACACCACCTTCTCGCCGGGGAACTGTTTCTCCTCGAGAATAGCCATGGTTTCGTCGAAGGCGTTGCGCGAGTGGACCACGATGGGCGCATCAAACTGGAAGGCCATGTCGAGCTGCGCACGGAAGGCATCAGCCTGGCGTTTTTTTACCTCGGCGGCTTCGTCGGGATACTTGGGCAGGTGGAAATTATCGAGGCCGATCTCACCCAAGGCGACGGGCGCGGGGTCATCCGTCCAGTAGGTCGAGAGCGCGGTCACGTGGTCGCGCCAGTCCTCCTCGACATGGCAGGGGTGCAGCCCGGCGGTCCAGAAAAGCTTGCCCAGATGTTTGCGCGCGAGGTCGCGATACAGCGCCCAGTCGTCCATCGAGGTGCCGATGTTGATAAAGCGGTTCACGCCGAGCTCTGCTGCCCGCGCAATGATGGCACCCACCTGGCCGCGCTGGTGAAACTTCTCAAAGTGACAATGGCTGTCGATTAAATCCATGGCGGCATTGAAGGGACGGCGCGGCTGCGGGACAATGATGATTTCGCGGAGAGGCAGGACGCGGTTTTTTCTCACGGAGACACGGAGAGCGCAAAGGCCAACAAAACGTGTTTCTTTAAACAGGAAGATCGGAAAGACCGGGAAGTTAATGAAAGCGAATTCAAAAATAGACCAAAAGGCGAACTTACCAGGCAGACGCGTCTCACGCTGCACCCCAGCTGAGTGGTTATCCAAATTACGTTCTTAATGTAGGGCTCGCGCTTGCGCGACGCCGCACCCGCTCAAGCCGCGCCACCTAATACGGCGTCGCAAGCGCGATCCCTACAGAGGGCAGATCGATAAAAGACCGTCAGCATGGGGTGCGGCGCGAGACGCGCCTGCGCTACCTGACTCTCTAAATCGCACGCCTTTACCTTCGTGCTCTCCGTGCCTCCGTGAGAGACATCTGCGCCTCCTGGATCAGCGCTCATTCGCGCTATTCGTAGTTAAAAATCCACGCATGCCCAAACGCCTCGCTGGCCCGCGTTTAATTCCGATTCTTGCGCTTGCCGCGCAGGGCGGGCTTGCCGGTGGCGGCGAGTTTTTCGCTGGGTTTCTTGGGCTTCTTCTCGGGCTTTTTGTCGGATTTGTCGCTCATGGTTTGGGTGCGTTGCTCGAAGGCTTTCTTTAAATAACCCTGAAACTCGCGCGCCGCAAGCGGCAGGGGGAAATCCGGGAGCGAGGCGAAGACGATCTCACGCTGCGGTGCCGGGTTTTTAAACGCGATCACGTGCAGCCTGCTTTCTTTGGAGACATCGCCCAAGGCCATCTCGGGCAGTAGTGACACCCCTGCGCCCGAGCGGATTAGCGCCTTGAGCGTCTCTACCTGCGCGCTCAGGAAACGCACCCGTGGACGGAACTCTGCCATCTTGCAAAACTTCATGACCTGCCCGGTCAGGCAGTGTCCCTCGCGCATCAGGATAAACTCCTCCTCGCGCAGATCATCGAGCGTCGGCGCGCGCTTTTTGATGTGGTGGTTGCCCTCGGGCGTCACCAGGTAGAGCGACTCGCTGCCAAGGCTTTCCGTCTGCCAGGGGCCGCCAGCGAGCGGCGGGCTGACGATGACAAAGTCCAGCTCGTTGCGCTCGAGTTGGGTCAACAGTTGCTCCGTGGTCGCCTCGTGGACCACCAGCTCGACCTCCGGATGCTGCTCATTAAACGCCAGCAGCGCATCGGGAATCAGGAACGGTGCCACGGTCGGGATCGCTCCCAGGCGGACGGCCCCGCGAACGACTTTTTGCCGGTCGCGCAATTCTTCCACCGCGCTTTGGGCCTCGGCCAGGATGCGGTTGGCGCGGGAGAGCAGGATTTCCCCCGCGGGCGTCAGGCGCGATTTGCCGCCCGGCAGCCGCATGATCAATTTCTCATCCAGCTCGTCCTCCAGCTTGCGAATCTGCTGCGAGAGCGAGGGCTGCGCGATGTGGCACTGCTCGGCGGCGCGGGTAAAATTCCCCGTCCGCGCCACGGCCGTAAAGTATCGCAATTGATGCATTTCCATGCGGCCAAACCTAGTGGCACATCAGGCATAGGCAAACCCTATTAAAACTATAGGAACAAGATATTTCACGAATAGCGGTTTCTCGGTTATAAGTGTCCGCAGTCAGGGGCTGGGCTGGGCTTTGCCTGGCTCCCGCGACTACGAGAAATAAGCAATCAAACTATCTGTATCATGCCCGTATTAGTCGGTAAGAAAGCACCTAATTTTAACGCAAAGGCAGTTGTTAACGGCCAGATCGTCGACAGCTACACGCTGGACCAGCTCCTCGGTAAGAAATACGTGGTTCTGTTCTTCTACCCGAAG from Cerasicoccus sp. TK19100 encodes:
- a CDS encoding (2Fe-2S) ferredoxin domain-containing protein; translation: METLFICRKCSKPKADTVLGKARSGKKLYQKLAAREDLPFRVRPCKCLGQCKKGPNGLCLPGKIRLNHLSVKAVKAMRE
- a CDS encoding TatD family hydrolase, with product MRKNRVLPLREIIIVPQPRRPFNAAMDLIDSHCHFEKFHQRGQVGAIIARAAELGVNRFINIGTSMDDWALYRDLARKHLGKLFWTAGLHPCHVEEDWRDHVTALSTYWTDDPAPVALGEIGLDNFHLPKYPDEAAEVKKRQADAFRAQLDMAFQFDAPIVVHSRNAFDETMAILEEKQFPGEKVVFHCFAEGPEEMKRLYAYGGRASFTGIVTYKSAENVRQAVIEQGIERIMVETDAPYLAPVPHRGKECEPGYTRYTAEKCAELLGLSLEDFATRATANTEAFFGLK
- a CDS encoding nitrilase-related carbon-nitrogen hydrolase, giving the protein MADASSFLVNDGTPHFGATVEASYRKLQVRTSIYDELPPKGAGIRLAIYQAQGACGDGATEQNLARLEMAVEKAKHYHAQVISFPELYLQGYTHNPETAHATAETCDGPSITRIREIAKQHKMGVIVSYGERVDREDRAYYYDSIAVIDEHGALLDSYKKCHLYGQQERDNWDIGDSDYPVHKIAGFPVGVVNCYECEFPELMRILALKGAKLIVGPTAADTYYRLPDGRMSSVPYPDVAKVQFPAHAYSNNLFFAYVNRCGYETRDGDSWHYRGNSMVCSPHGEILVAAHNEQDTLLVCDCVPAYYGRTHPAPAYHYLKDRRPELYGQLLSKEAKFIDTSTGPITEDMDLFGGEFRYE
- a CDS encoding LysR family transcriptional regulator, encoding MEMHQLRYFTAVARTGNFTRAAEQCHIAQPSLSQQIRKLEDELDEKLIMRLPGGKSRLTPAGEILLSRANRILAEAQSAVEELRDRQKVVRGAVRLGAIPTVAPFLIPDALLAFNEQHPEVELVVHEATTEQLLTQLERNELDFVIVSPPLAGGPWQTESLGSESLYLVTPEGNHHIKKRAPTLDDLREEEFILMREGHCLTGQVMKFCKMAEFRPRVRFLSAQVETLKALIRSGAGVSLLPEMALGDVSKESRLHVIAFKNPAPQREIVFASLPDFPLPLAAREFQGYLKKAFEQRTQTMSDKSDKKPEKKPKKPSEKLAATGKPALRGKRKNRN